A region of Rhodospirillales bacterium DNA encodes the following proteins:
- a CDS encoding LPS-assembly protein LptD, protein MRAPFHRLFAAALAVCVAAAAPGADAQTMERRPDRTDPDRAKPPAAVPKRPAPEKRTPALFNADEVTYDRAADVVTATGRVEVSQNDRILQADRLVYDRRRDVMTATGNVRIVEPTGEVIFADTASVTGDLKEGAARDIRLRMSNDARVAANGGTFSEGNRTELVKAVYTPCESCPERPERAPLWQVKARKIVHDKTKQDIYFYDATLEFFGIPVAYTPYMAHADPTVDRRSGFLAPVFEQSRQLGFGVTVPYFWAIDPSSDLTLYPRVMSERGLLLGIETRKRFDNGSLRFTGTATRDTFHERPGAETRGHFMSEGRFDIDEHWRAGFQGQRATDKTYMRFYDIGSYDFLTSKAYAERFDRRSYGSVFAYAFQELRSGYSSRQTPYVVPVAAYNYVGEQMRFGGHFIADASVRHLFREEGTDSTRVMARVGYDFTHITRDGHVFNVLATVRGDIYDIKNAVDPDDPAGQFTGTKARAFPQISADWRYPMIRRIGESSYATVEPIVGFVAAPNVGRQWRYANEDAIDQVYDETNLFSPNRSTGDDRLEGGQRLNYGMKLGLNAGQGGSSWFFVGQSFRLQRDTSYPAATGLRSKISDPVTALSINPGRYWDIFARARFDKEHLSRVRQADAYIAAGPREFRVIGSYALIDEAQSTLNAFGDRQEGRLGFIARPHENWKFGASIARDLERGATRQMQGLLEYEDECFLFGIRLSRRYYTDRDVKPDNRVAFRFVLKQTTDTNY, encoded by the coding sequence GTGCGCGCCCCGTTCCACCGTCTCTTCGCCGCGGCGCTCGCGGTCTGCGTCGCGGCCGCCGCGCCCGGCGCGGACGCCCAGACCATGGAGCGCCGCCCGGACCGGACCGACCCGGACCGGGCGAAGCCCCCGGCCGCCGTCCCGAAGCGGCCCGCGCCCGAAAAGCGCACGCCGGCGTTGTTCAACGCCGACGAAGTGACCTACGACCGCGCTGCCGACGTCGTCACGGCGACCGGACGCGTCGAGGTCTCGCAGAACGACCGGATCCTGCAGGCCGACCGGCTCGTCTACGATCGCCGCCGCGACGTGATGACGGCGACCGGTAACGTGCGGATCGTCGAGCCGACCGGCGAGGTGATCTTCGCCGACACCGCGAGCGTCACCGGCGACCTCAAGGAGGGCGCGGCGCGCGACATCCGCCTGCGCATGTCCAACGACGCCCGCGTCGCGGCCAACGGCGGCACCTTCAGCGAGGGCAACCGCACCGAGCTCGTCAAGGCCGTCTACACGCCGTGCGAATCCTGCCCGGAGAGACCCGAGCGCGCGCCGCTGTGGCAGGTCAAGGCGCGCAAGATCGTCCACGACAAGACCAAGCAGGACATCTACTTCTACGACGCGACGCTGGAGTTCTTCGGGATCCCGGTCGCCTACACGCCCTACATGGCGCACGCCGATCCGACGGTCGACCGCCGGTCCGGCTTCCTCGCCCCGGTGTTCGAACAATCCCGGCAGCTCGGGTTCGGCGTCACCGTGCCCTACTTCTGGGCGATCGATCCCTCCAGCGACCTGACGCTGTACCCGCGCGTCATGTCGGAGCGCGGCCTGCTGCTGGGCATCGAGACGCGCAAACGGTTCGACAACGGCAGCCTGCGCTTCACGGGCACCGCCACCCGCGACACGTTCCACGAGCGTCCGGGCGCCGAGACGCGCGGCCACTTCATGTCCGAGGGCCGCTTCGACATCGACGAGCACTGGCGCGCGGGCTTCCAGGGGCAGCGCGCCACCGACAAGACCTACATGCGCTTCTACGACATCGGGTCGTACGATTTCCTCACCAGCAAGGCGTACGCCGAGCGCTTCGACCGCCGCAGCTACGGGTCGGTCTTCGCCTACGCCTTCCAGGAGCTGCGGTCCGGCTACTCGTCGCGGCAGACGCCCTACGTGGTGCCCGTCGCCGCGTACAACTACGTCGGCGAGCAGATGCGGTTCGGCGGCCATTTCATCGCCGACGCCAGCGTCCGCCACCTGTTCCGCGAGGAGGGCACCGACAGCACCCGGGTGATGGCGCGCGTCGGCTACGACTTCACGCACATCACCCGCGACGGCCACGTCTTCAACGTGCTGGCGACCGTGCGGGGCGACATCTACGACATCAAGAACGCGGTCGATCCCGACGATCCGGCGGGACAGTTCACCGGCACCAAGGCGCGCGCGTTCCCGCAGATCTCGGCCGACTGGCGATATCCGATGATCCGCCGGATCGGCGAGAGCTCGTACGCGACCGTCGAGCCGATCGTCGGCTTCGTCGCGGCGCCGAACGTCGGGCGCCAGTGGCGCTACGCCAACGAGGACGCCATCGACCAGGTGTACGACGAGACGAACCTGTTCAGCCCCAACCGCTCGACGGGCGACGACCGGCTCGAGGGCGGCCAGCGTCTGAACTACGGCATGAAGCTCGGACTCAACGCCGGCCAGGGCGGCTCGAGCTGGTTCTTCGTCGGCCAGAGCTTCCGGCTGCAGCGCGACACCTCCTACCCGGCCGCCACCGGTCTGCGCTCGAAGATCTCCGATCCGGTGACCGCGCTGTCGATCAATCCCGGCCGCTACTGGGACATCTTCGCGCGCGCGCGGTTCGACAAGGAGCATCTCAGCCGCGTCCGGCAGGCCGATGCGTACATCGCGGCCGGGCCGCGCGAGTTCCGCGTGATCGGCAGCTACGCCCTGATCGACGAGGCGCAGTCGACCCTCAACGCCTTCGGCGACCGCCAGGAGGGGCGCCTCGGCTTCATCGCGCGCCCGCACGAGAACTGGAAGTTCGGCGCCTCGATCGCGCGCGACCTCGAGCGCGGCGCGACGCGCCAGATGCAGGGGCTGCTGGAGTACGAGGACGAGTGCTTCCTGTTCGGAATCCGCCTGTCGCGCCGGTACTACACGGACCGCGACGTAAAGCCGGACAACCGCGTCGCGTTCCGCTTCGTCCTCAAGCAGACGACCGACACCAACTACTGA
- the pdxA gene encoding 4-hydroxythreonine-4-phosphate dehydrogenase PdxA codes for MNAGAPIAVTMGEPAGIGGELTVKAWRARRGRGGPAAFFAIDDPDRLRAIAGDDGAVVEIAHPSEAAPAFDRALPVLPQRLPAPAVAGRPDVRAAAAVIASIERAAGLALSGEAGGVVTNPIQKKTLQDAGFAHPGHTEFLAALGGGADVAMMLACEGLRVVPVTIHVSLRRAIETLTTDGIVRAGRVAAAALRRDFGIDLPRIAVAGLNPHAGEQGAMGDEEARIVAPAVETLRGDGLPVAGPMPPDTMFHPAARARYDVAVCMYHDQALIPVKTLDFAGGVNVTLGLPFVRTSPDHGTALDIAGKGLADPASFLAALDMASAMAARRAAA; via the coding sequence ATGAACGCCGGCGCGCCGATCGCCGTGACGATGGGCGAACCGGCGGGCATCGGCGGCGAGCTCACCGTCAAGGCGTGGCGGGCGCGCCGCGGACGCGGCGGCCCCGCCGCGTTCTTCGCGATAGACGATCCCGACCGCCTGCGCGCGATCGCCGGCGACGACGGCGCGGTGGTCGAGATCGCCCATCCGTCCGAGGCCGCGCCGGCGTTCGACCGCGCGCTGCCGGTGCTGCCGCAGCGACTGCCGGCTCCCGCGGTCGCCGGCCGCCCGGACGTCCGCGCCGCGGCGGCGGTGATCGCCAGCATCGAGAGGGCCGCCGGGTTGGCGCTGTCCGGCGAGGCCGGTGGCGTCGTCACCAATCCGATCCAGAAGAAGACGCTGCAGGACGCCGGTTTCGCGCATCCCGGGCACACCGAGTTCCTCGCCGCGCTCGGCGGCGGCGCCGACGTCGCGATGATGCTGGCCTGCGAAGGGCTGCGGGTGGTTCCGGTGACGATCCACGTCTCCCTGCGCCGCGCCATCGAGACGCTGACGACGGACGGCATCGTGCGCGCCGGCCGCGTCGCGGCCGCTGCGCTGCGGCGCGACTTCGGCATCGACCTCCCGCGCATCGCCGTCGCCGGCCTGAATCCGCACGCCGGCGAACAGGGCGCGATGGGCGACGAGGAGGCGCGCATCGTCGCGCCGGCCGTCGAGACGCTGCGCGGCGACGGCCTGCCGGTCGCCGGCCCGATGCCGCCCGACACGATGTTCCACCCCGCTGCGCGCGCGCGCTACGACGTCGCGGTGTGCATGTACCACGACCAGGCGCTGATCCCGGTCAAGACGCTGGACTTCGCGGGCGGCGTCAACGTGACGCTCGGCCTGCCCTTCGTGCGCACCTCGCCCGACCACGGCACCGCGCTGGACATCGCCGGCAAGGGCCTCGCCGACC
- a CDS encoding peptidylprolyl isomerase produces MRRTSLLHAIALALPLAFAASAAGAQEHCIAAMVNDQPITGFEHGQRVKFVMLSTRMADSPENRQRVAQQVLRQMTDERLQLDDAKRAGVSVAQSEVDDRVGKIEDLNNMPSGTIRAQMAGSGIAYSVLTDQIRAAIAWEKIVRRKVRQGLDVTEPEIDEALRLMRANIGKSENRVAEIFIAVDRPDQADEGLRNARRVLEQLRGGTPFPDVARQFSQGATASNGGDLGWVLPGTLDPALDAAIAALQPGKISDPIRSPAGWHILALVDRRPFGKASGGGDLVLTMLQLLLPLPANSTAAEVERQKGVAQVVMSQARSCADLRRQCDRTKGCSAKDTEVTTGQLRASSPAIAEQAASAALGTPIGPFQAGTAIQIVAVCSKEQDTGMPSRDTIRQGIFERKLESAARRYMRDLRRTSVIEMRKNCKI; encoded by the coding sequence GTGCGCCGAACCTCCCTGCTCCACGCCATCGCCCTGGCCCTGCCGTTGGCGTTCGCGGCGTCCGCGGCCGGCGCCCAGGAGCACTGCATCGCCGCTATGGTCAACGACCAGCCGATCACCGGGTTCGAGCACGGCCAGCGGGTGAAGTTCGTCATGCTGTCGACCCGGATGGCGGACAGCCCGGAGAACCGGCAGCGCGTCGCCCAGCAGGTGCTGCGCCAGATGACCGACGAGCGGCTGCAGCTCGACGACGCCAAGCGCGCCGGCGTCTCGGTCGCCCAGTCCGAGGTCGACGACCGGGTCGGCAAGATCGAGGACCTCAACAACATGCCCTCGGGCACGATCCGGGCGCAGATGGCCGGCTCCGGAATCGCCTATTCGGTGCTCACCGACCAGATCCGCGCCGCCATCGCCTGGGAGAAGATCGTCCGGCGCAAAGTACGCCAGGGGCTCGACGTGACGGAGCCGGAGATCGACGAGGCGCTGCGGCTGATGCGCGCCAACATCGGCAAGTCGGAGAACCGCGTCGCCGAGATATTCATCGCGGTCGACCGGCCGGACCAGGCCGACGAGGGACTGCGCAACGCGCGCCGCGTGCTCGAGCAGCTGCGCGGCGGCACGCCCTTCCCCGACGTCGCCCGCCAGTTCTCGCAAGGAGCCACGGCGTCGAACGGCGGCGACCTCGGCTGGGTCCTGCCCGGCACGCTCGATCCCGCCCTCGACGCCGCCATCGCGGCGCTGCAGCCCGGCAAGATATCCGACCCGATCCGAAGCCCCGCCGGCTGGCACATCCTCGCCCTTGTCGACCGTCGGCCGTTCGGCAAGGCATCGGGCGGTGGCGACCTCGTGCTGACGATGCTCCAGCTCCTGCTGCCGCTGCCCGCCAACTCGACCGCCGCGGAGGTCGAGCGCCAGAAGGGCGTCGCGCAGGTGGTGATGAGCCAGGCCCGGAGCTGCGCCGATCTGCGCCGCCAGTGCGACCGCACCAAGGGCTGCTCGGCGAAGGACACCGAGGTCACCACCGGCCAGCTCCGCGCGTCGTCGCCGGCGATCGCCGAGCAGGCGGCCAGCGCCGCGCTCGGCACGCCGATCGGTCCGTTCCAGGCCGGCACCGCCATCCAGATCGTCGCCGTCTGCTCGAAGGAGCAGGACACCGGCATGCCGAGCCGCGACACGATCCGGCAGGGCATCTTCGAGCGCAAACTCGAATCCGCGGCGCGGCGGTACATGCGCGACCTGCGCCGGACTTCGGTCATCGAGATGCGGAAGAACTGCAAGATATGA